In a single window of the Lineus longissimus chromosome 4, tnLinLong1.2, whole genome shotgun sequence genome:
- the LOC135487117 gene encoding protein FAM110B-like yields the protein MVVNSAKESRRLHPTMNQQVQIAPTGLCSITKNSVPLRIINQGPEYFRQQLFPKEVSDLHRPRRKSAVELLAESKPNYVKSASVLCHNQQLRGTTRAQNTAGIRKKRLIIAERRMSAPGLLDKVTDNEQPIKSHIKSNRINEYNKPTFLRPGIISQTMNNMRKSGDDNDIVMENDERQLSARCPSSEYLDNCSMDVDVTTLDNRLDWRDERICSVSDDDSIHGNHSGSHDLEDEAEAQVVKPRIVQRSKSDSHRFSKTSSDFSDFEKISGNSADLEKFFNEMGIEKAVLDPMIKASVRKDELSPQVFESLSSADSPDGRSGCSRGSKKQEEGLAMPDRTGGIPQTSIVERNARIIKWLCNVKKARCKSTSD from the exons ATGGTTGTCAACTCTGCCAAGGAGTCTCGCAGATTACATCCAACTATGAACCAGCAAGTCCAGATAGCCCCAACTGGCCTGTGTTCCATCACGAAGAACTCGGTGCCACTCAGAATCATTAACCAAGGACCGGAGTATTTCAGACAGCAGCTGTTCCCAAAAGAAGTCTCAG ATTTGCATCGACCAAGAAGAAAGAGTGCAGTGGAGCTGCTAGCCGAGAGCAAACCAAACTATGTGAAATCAGCAAGTGTACTCTGTCATAACCAGCAGCTAAGGGGGACGACCAGGGCACAGAATACTGCTGGAATCAG aaaaaagaGACTTATCATCGCCGAACGGAGAATGTCCGCTCCTGGACTCCTTGACAAGGTCACGGACAATGAACAACCTATCAAAAGCCACATCAAAAGCAATCGCATCAACGAATATAACAAACCGACATTCCTACGACCGGGTATAATCAGTCAGACCATGAACAATATGAGAAAGTctggcgatgacaatgacatcgTAATGGAGAACGACGAGAGACAGTTAAGTGCCCGGTGCCCATCGTCAGAATATCTGGATAATTGTTCCATGGATGTTGATGTTACAACTTTAGACAATCGGTTAGATTGGCGAGATGAAAGGATATGTTCAGTTTCGGATGATGACAGTATCCACGGTAACCATTCTGGTAGCCATGATCTCGAAGATGAGGCAGAGGCACAGGTGGTCAAACCGAGGATCGTCCAACGATCGAAATCTGATAGCCACCGGTTCTCTAAGACTAGTTCAGACTTTTCggattttgagaaaatttctggtaaCAGTGCGGatttggagaagtttttcaacGAAATGGGAATAGAGAAAGCAGTTCTTGACCCTATGATTAAAGCAAGCGTTCGAAAAGATGAACTATCACCACAGGTGTTCGAGAGTTTGAGCTCTGCTGATTCGCCAGATGGGAGGAGCGGTTGTAGTCGAGGCTCAAAGAAACAGGAGGAAGGATTAGCAATGCCGGATCGTACCGGTGGTATCCCGCAGACATCGATTGTGGAACGAAATGCTCGGATAATCAAATGGTTGTGCAATGTAAAGAAGGCACGGTGCAAGAGTACGTCAGATTGA
- the LOC135487008 gene encoding cholesterol 25-hydroxylase-like: MGSTRQDDDATFVRRIHHSTPALWFFRGCWIASFLIYALRRDLVQYWVERSWEYLYSSWLFNCVYFETWWTTLIYTFNLAFARFFAEVRYFDRFKINPSAKCLETDIWRMLLEAVEYCTPLMLLDTFMVKKYKGVGIDPKIWAEKRQSIVQESRVLPRDPPQVEAIVCHIILAVLIYDAIFYVIHFLIHRNMWLYKWVHAAHHTHGVLNTRITNLLSVPERIILVLSANEALKTVSAHPLTRFLFVPVFVGLLCENHCGYDFPWSYDKLLPKGVAGGAYLHYKHHMNGCRHYQPFLTYLDELFTGGKPKKKKAS, encoded by the coding sequence ATGGGTTCGACACGACAAGATGACGACGCCACGTTTGTCAGGCGGATCCACCACAGTACGCCTGCGCTGTGGTTCTTCCGAGGCTGCTGGATAGCATCATTCCTGATTTACGCGCTGCGCAGAGACTTGGTCCAATATTGGGTGGAACGGTCTTGGGAGTATTTGTATTCCAGCTGGCTTTTCAACTGTGTCTACTTCGAGACATGGTGGACAACGTTAATCTACACGTTCAACCTTGCCTTCGCGAGGTTCTTTGCAGAAGTGAGGTACTTTGATCGTTTCAAGATAAATCCCAGTGCTAAATGCTTGGAGACGGATATCTGGCGAATGCTCTTAGAGGCTGTTGAATACTGCACTCCTCTCATGCTTTTGGACACTTTCATGGTAAAAAAATACAAAGGAGTTGGAATCGATCCGAAAATATGGGCAGAAAAACGACAATCTATAGTCCAGGAATCGCGCGTTCTGCCGCGTGATCCACCTCAGGTCGAGGCTATCGTCTGCCACATTATCCTTGCCGTCCTCATATACGACGCCATCTTTTACGTTATTCATTTCCTGATCCACAGGAATATGTGGCTGTACAAGTGGGTCCATGCAGCTCATCACACTCACGGAGTCCTCAATACAAGGATCACCAATCTTCTGTCCGTCCCCGAACGAATCATTTTGGTCCTCAGCGCAAACGAGGCTTTGAAAACGGTCTCCGCCCATCCACTGACCAGATTTCTGTTTGTACCAGTGTTTGTAGGACTTCTTTGCGAGAATCATTGCGGCTATGATTTCCCCTGGAGTTATGATAAACTTCTACCAAAAGGCGTTGCTGGAGGAGCGTATCTACATTATAAGCATCACATGAACGGTTGCAGACACTACCAACCTTTCCTCACATATCTTGACGAACTCTTCACCGGAGGAAAACCGAAGAAAAAGAAAGCATCTTAA
- the LOC135487007 gene encoding uncharacterized protein LOC135487007: MDQKPDPKSWMDALSWQYGRSQPGPSPRQEESSRQNRPSSSSKPEQNVQSSQSDQPQRHIQPSKQGPARQAPSPQESQPQRPDMKSWMDALSWQYGRSKPSPTPRQEESSKRNWPSTNNVPKENGQSSQPQRNIYPSNQGPTRQAQSPQENQPSKPDLKSWMNALSWQYGRSSQQPPPQHNRASQHGEPPRTVHPSSSSNVQPQQLDQSLSYRGPETCGQYNQSTQYSQQDSDPSGQYGHRDQHGRHFHEYGQPAHYAQTVDSDQPAQCYQIRLYEPGQQQDCPPPVKAPTCRPRSNPDDFKVREAMIPGILLIITSLINAVCLAVLLSVYTRIEKTSTAEMSLALLFYAIVGALGIVSAIWSDRNIAVGIIVMATITCVISGYQICLNASIIYSHDLTRRQFGWPRTYHFQSPAMIIPLANEVVGWLSFILCVTLIVLASKVVCRTCFWCYTWQPRQTIGQDHGQAVIGTHNTAQIVDGLNSQPYSGQPGSFVYTSSSQTKLLDPDDMDAVLRVTSF, translated from the exons ATGGACCAGAAACCCGACCCAAAATCATGGATGGATGCATTGTCGTGGCAGTACGGTCGGTCGCAGCCCGGTCCATCTCCAAGACAAGAGGAGTCTTCACGGCAAAACCGTCCTTCATCGAGTAGCAAACCCGAACAAAATGTCCAGTCCTCGCAGAGTGATCAGCCCCAGAGACACATTCAACCTTCGAAGCAAGGCCCGGCTCGACAAGCCCCGTCTCCTCAGGAAAGTCAGCCCCAAAGACCGGACATGAAATCATGGATGGACGCATTGTCGTGGCAGTATGGTCGGTCGAAACCCAGTCCGACGCCAAGACAAGAGGAATCTTCAAAGCGAAACTGGCCTTCAACGAATAACGTACCCAAAGAAAATGGCCAGTCCTCGCAGCCTCAAAGAAATATCTATCCTTCGAATCAAGGCCCTACTCGGCAAGCCCAGTCTCCACAGGAAAACCAGCCCTCAAAACCGGACTTGAAATCGTGGATGAATGCATTGTCGTGGCAGTATGGTCGGTCTTCACAACAGCCTCCTCCTCAACACAACCGGGCTTCGCAGCATGGTGAGCCTCCACGAACCGTCCATCCTTCATCCTCGTCGAACGTTCAGCCTCAACAACTCGACCAGTCTCTGTCTTATAGAGGGCCCGAAACGTGCGGGCAATACAACCAGTCAACACAGTACAGCCAGCAAGATAGTGATCCATCAGGCCAGTACGGCCATCGTGATCAGCACGGTCGACATTTTCATGAGTATGGCCAACCTGCCCACTATGCTCAGACCGTGGACAGTGACCAGCCCGCGCAGTGTTACCAAATAAGGCTGTATGAGCCGGGGCAGCAGCAAGACTGCCCACCGCCCGTTAAAgcacctacatgtaggcctcgCAGCAATCCTGATGACTTCAAGGTCCGAGAGGCCATGATCCCTGGAATTCTCCTGATCATCACCTCCCTGATAAATGCAGTCTGTCTTGCTGTACTTCTTAGTGTATATACGAGGATCGAGAAAACGTCCACGGCGGAGATGAGTTTGGCACTACTGTTCTACGCGATTGTTGGTGCGCTCGGAATCGTCAGTGCAATTTGGTCAGACAGAAATATTGCCGTTGGGATCATCGTAATGGCGACCATCACTTGTGTAATTTCAGGATATCAG ATATGTCTCAACGCCAGCATCATATATTCCCATGATTTGACCAGACGCCAGTTCGGATGGCCGCGGACCTACCATTTTCAATCCCCG GCCATGATTATCCCGTTGGCAAACGAAGTTGTCGGGTGGTTAAGCTTTATACTCTGCGTAACCCTGATAGTCCTGGCCAGCAAGGTGGTGTGTCGTACTTGCTTCTGGTGCTACACATGGCAGCCGCGACAGACGATCGGTCAGGACCACGGCCAAGCTGTAATTGGGACTCACAACACTGCGCAAATAGTTGATGGACTGAATTCGCAGCCGTATTCCGGACAACCAGGGTCTTTTGTGTATACTAGTAGCTCACAGACTAAACTTTTAGACCCCGATGATATGGACGCTGTACTTCGTGTCACTAGCTTTTAA
- the LOC135486839 gene encoding uncharacterized protein LOC135486839, with the protein MESEQPQPMQQGPPGAQFSQSPPQYEQQTQYGQPAGGMQYGQSPQFGQQVWMHHGPPPQNFGEQVHYAQPGQVSYVQPGLVPYAQPGQIQTAHPGQVPYVQPGQVPYAQPGPSGVVIVNQPVVQHNYSVPRGRYPGVLMLLAALMNLIGLIVMKAFYGGFELLNTIGMGVGVIWYFIVGVLAVVGAATEKRNTMSVAVSVIVTGTLSLSAPLYQITIGGIGLWGIQTNVEYGVLAHYMWSRPFSIILLCVVITACVSFIVCITLIVLASQVVCQCCRSTGQTSVAALYQPTQPAGQSPYLQAPQSLYPALPPDQRPTILKPGAPPVEAIRPDEPSTIP; encoded by the exons ATGGAATCTGAACAGCCGCAGCCAATGCAGCAAGGCCCTCCTGGGGCACAGTTTAGTCAATCTCCACCGCAATATGAACAACAGACACAATACGGACAGCCTGCAGGAGGCATGCAATATGGACAGTCGCCACAGTTTGGACAGCAAGTATGGATGCATCACGGGCCGCCCCCGCAAAACTTCGGAGAGCAAGTTCATTACGCTCAGCCAGGCCAGGTCTCATACGTCCAGCCCGGCCTAGTTCCCTACGCCCAGCCAGGCCAGATTCAGACTGCCCATCCAGGCCAGGTTCCATACGTCCAGCCCGGCCAAGTTCCCTACGCCCAGCCAGGCCCGTCAGGGGTAGTCATAGTGAATCAACCAGTGGTTCAGCATAACTACAGTGTTCCTCGGGGGAGGTATCCTGGAGTTCTTATGCTCCTTGCTGCCCTGATGAATCTCATCGGATTGATTGTGATGAAAGCGTTCTACGGGGGATTCGAATTATTGAACACAATCGGAATGGGTGTTGGAGTAATCTGGTATTTCATAGTTGGTGTACTGGCCGTTGTCGGTGCTGCTACTGAGAAACGGAATACAATGAGTGTTGCTGTCAGTGTCATAGTCACTGGGACCCTCAGCCTCTCTGCACCACTATACCAG ATCACAATAGGAGGTATTGGCCTTTGGGGAATCCAGACCAACGTAGAATATGGCGTACTAGCTCATTACATGTGGTCACGACCG TTCTCAATCATCCTGCTCTGTGTCGTGATCACGGCCTGCGTGTCCTTCATCGTGTGCATCACGCTGATTGTGTTAGCCAGTCAGGTGGTATGCCAGTGTTGCCGATCCACCGGTCAGACCTCCGTAGCGGCTCTCTACCAACCCACGCAACCCGCCGGGCAAAGTCCTTATCTCCAGGCACCTCAGAGTCTCTACCCGGCCCTTCCACCCGACCAGAGGCCAACCATATTGAAGCCAGGTGCTCCCCCAGTAGAGGCGATTCGTCCAGACGAGCCCTCAACAATTCCGTGA